A region from the Methanophagales archaeon genome encodes:
- the trpB gene encoding tryptophan synthase subunit beta gives MLPDEYGKYGKYGGRFAPEVLMRALEELEDAFYTFHQDEKFNSELNSLLKDFAGRPTPLYLANNLSELCSGARIYLKREDLVHGGAHKLNNTLGQCLLAKHMGKNRIIAETGAGQHGVATAMAAAVLGLQCEVYMGTEDIERQKLNVFRMELLGARVNPVDSGSRTLKDAINEAMRDWVANVENTYYLIGSVVGPHPYPLIVREFQRVIGRETREQILAAEGRLPDAIIACVGGGSNALGIFSDFIDDDAVELIGVEAGGKGLATGEHGASLCAGTEGVLHGMYSKLLQDEYGQIKQSYSFAPGLDYPGVGPELAYLVDSGRVRMDSATDEETLRAFETLSRKEGIIPALESAHAVHYAIEHAKEWDLIVVNLSGRGDKDIFSVADALSQKQIESRGKV, from the coding sequence ATGTTACCCGATGAATATGGCAAGTACGGTAAATACGGGGGCAGGTTTGCGCCTGAGGTGTTGATGAGAGCACTGGAAGAGCTTGAAGATGCGTTTTATACGTTTCATCAGGATGAGAAGTTCAATAGCGAACTGAACTCGCTCTTGAAGGACTTCGCTGGTCGCCCAACACCACTTTATCTTGCAAATAACCTCTCTGAGTTGTGTAGCGGCGCGAGGATATACCTTAAGCGTGAGGATCTGGTACATGGTGGCGCACATAAACTGAATAATACCTTGGGACAGTGCTTGCTGGCAAAGCATATGGGAAAGAATCGGATAATAGCAGAGACTGGAGCAGGTCAGCATGGAGTAGCAACTGCGATGGCTGCAGCAGTCCTCGGATTGCAATGTGAAGTATACATGGGTACAGAGGATATAGAGCGGCAGAAGCTGAATGTGTTCAGGATGGAACTTCTGGGTGCACGCGTGAACCCGGTTGATAGCGGCTCCAGGACATTGAAGGATGCGATAAATGAGGCGATGCGCGATTGGGTCGCCAATGTAGAGAATACCTATTATCTGATAGGCAGTGTTGTGGGACCACATCCATATCCATTGATAGTACGTGAATTTCAGCGTGTCATCGGTAGGGAGACGCGGGAGCAGATATTAGCAGCCGAGGGAAGGTTGCCCGATGCCATCATAGCGTGTGTTGGTGGTGGTAGCAATGCACTTGGTATATTTTCAGACTTCATAGATGACGATGCAGTAGAGCTTATAGGTGTAGAAGCCGGTGGTAAAGGTCTGGCGACCGGAGAGCATGGCGCTTCACTATGCGCAGGTACGGAAGGCGTTCTGCATGGGATGTATTCGAAACTGTTACAGGACGAATATGGGCAAATAAAGCAATCTTATAGTTTCGCTCCCGGACTGGACTATCCGGGTGTGGGACCTGAACTGGCATATCTCGTAGACTCAGGGCGGGTGAGAATGGATTCTGCCACCGATGAGGAGACCCTAAGAGCTTTTGAGACCTTATCCAGAAAGGAGGGTATAATTCCCGCTCTGGAATCCGCCCACGCTGTTCATTACGCAATAGAGCATGCAAAGGAGTGGGATTTAATCGTGGTGAACCTCTCAGGCAGGGGAGATAAGGATATCTTCAGTGTGGCGGATGCTCTTTCTCAGAAACAGATAGAAAGTAGAGGTAAAGTATGA
- a CDS encoding inositol-3-phosphate synthase, which yields MGKIKLAIAGVGNCASSLVQGIEYYKHVDAKDCIGLMHYEVNGYKPGDIEVVAAFDVDKRKVGKDLSEAVFTEPNCTAVFSSVPYSGVEVKMGPVLDGVAPHMHKYPADRTFVVADAEPCDVVKELRDSGAEILVNYMPVGSEQATRFYANAALEAGVAFVNCMPVFIASDPEWGRRFEERNLPVVGDDVKSQIGATIVHRTLAKLFSDRGCKLERTYQLNTGGNTDFLNMQNRERLKSKRISKTEAVQSVLTEPLMPDDIHIGPSDYVPWQRDNKVCFLRMEGRIFGDIPIDLELRLSVEDSPNSGGCAIDAIRVCKLALDRGISGPLIEISAYTMKHPPIQYPDEEARELLERFIKGETTDKSGDEH from the coding sequence TTGGGGAAGATAAAATTGGCAATTGCAGGCGTTGGGAACTGCGCAAGTTCTCTCGTCCAGGGTATTGAGTATTACAAGCATGTGGATGCGAAGGACTGCATTGGATTGATGCACTATGAGGTCAATGGCTACAAACCAGGAGACATAGAGGTCGTTGCTGCTTTTGATGTGGACAAGAGGAAAGTGGGTAAGGACCTGAGTGAAGCGGTATTTACCGAGCCAAACTGCACTGCTGTCTTCTCCAGTGTACCGTATTCCGGAGTAGAGGTGAAGATGGGACCGGTGCTGGACGGTGTCGCACCGCACATGCACAAATATCCCGCAGATAGGACTTTTGTCGTTGCTGATGCTGAGCCATGCGATGTAGTGAAGGAGTTGAGAGATAGCGGAGCCGAGATTCTCGTGAATTATATGCCCGTTGGCTCGGAACAGGCGACGAGGTTTTATGCAAATGCAGCCTTGGAAGCGGGCGTGGCGTTTGTGAACTGCATGCCGGTCTTCATCGCTTCTGACCCTGAGTGGGGTAGACGGTTTGAGGAGCGGAATTTGCCTGTGGTCGGTGATGACGTGAAATCCCAGATTGGTGCCACGATTGTGCATCGGACACTTGCAAAGCTCTTCTCTGACCGCGGCTGCAAATTAGAGCGGACATACCAGCTCAATACCGGTGGGAATACCGATTTTTTGAATATGCAGAATCGTGAGCGGTTAAAATCCAAGCGGATATCAAAGACAGAAGCGGTTCAATCGGTTCTCACAGAACCCCTTATGCCTGATGATATCCATATAGGACCCTCTGATTACGTACCATGGCAACGTGATAACAAGGTATGTTTCCTGCGAATGGAAGGTCGAATCTTCGGTGATATCCCCATAGACCTTGAACTCAGACTCTCAGTCGAAGACTCGCCGAACAGCGGTGGATGTGCAATAGATGCGATACGTGTATGTAAGCTCGCACTGGATCGCGGGATCTCTGGACCTCTTATAGAGATTTCTGCATATACGATGAAGCATCCGCCAATACAGTATCCAGACGAAGAGGCGAGAGAGCTCCTGGAACGGTTTATAAAGGGGGAGACGACGGACAAAAGTGGTGATGAACACTGA
- a CDS encoding nicotinate phosphoribosyltransferase — protein MRRDVEMKFGIVPEEEILEGKTTDVYFLRTEEVLRSKGVNPKVVAEVTATKEGWAVLAGLEDVAHLLEGKGVDVYAMPEGTIFFPYEPVLQIEGPYLEFARYETPLLGFLCHESGIATKAARIKRLAGDVPVISFGTRRQHPVIAAMIERCAYLGGMDGVSCVAGAERIGINATGTMPHSLIICFGEGGQEEAWKAFDEVIAPDVPRICLCDTYCDEKKESIAAAEALGDSLYAVRLDTPSTRRGDFRRIIEEVRWELDIRGYKNVGIFVSGGIDEAEVLALRDLVAGFGAGTSVANARCIDFALDIVEREGKPSAKRGKRGGKKQVYRSRGTIGVGKDVITLAGEEAPSGDMEPLLEPMIIGGEIVAGFSFSVEEARERVKAQLQRLEWNIQ, from the coding sequence ATGAGACGGGATGTAGAGATGAAATTTGGTATAGTCCCCGAAGAGGAGATTCTGGAAGGTAAGACAACGGACGTATATTTCCTCAGGACTGAGGAGGTGTTGAGATCAAAGGGCGTGAATCCGAAGGTTGTTGCTGAGGTCACCGCCACGAAAGAGGGTTGGGCGGTACTGGCGGGTTTGGAAGATGTAGCGCATTTACTGGAAGGTAAAGGAGTGGATGTATATGCGATGCCGGAAGGCACGATCTTCTTCCCTTACGAGCCCGTTTTGCAGATTGAAGGTCCTTATCTGGAGTTTGCACGCTATGAGACACCTCTTCTTGGTTTCCTCTGTCATGAGTCAGGGATAGCGACGAAGGCAGCGCGGATAAAACGCCTCGCAGGCGATGTACCTGTGATCTCCTTCGGTACAAGGAGGCAGCATCCGGTGATAGCAGCGATGATAGAGCGATGTGCATATCTGGGCGGTATGGACGGTGTGAGTTGTGTTGCCGGTGCAGAACGGATAGGGATAAATGCAACGGGTACGATGCCACATTCACTGATTATATGCTTCGGTGAGGGCGGACAGGAGGAGGCATGGAAGGCGTTTGATGAGGTCATTGCACCGGATGTACCACGAATATGCCTCTGTGACACGTATTGTGATGAGAAGAAGGAGTCAATAGCAGCAGCAGAGGCACTTGGTGATTCTCTGTATGCAGTGAGGCTGGATACACCCTCGACGAGGCGGGGGGACTTTCGGCGAATCATAGAAGAGGTGAGGTGGGAACTTGACATCCGGGGCTATAAGAACGTGGGTATATTTGTGAGCGGGGGGATAGATGAAGCGGAAGTGCTCGCACTGAGGGATCTCGTAGCAGGGTTTGGTGCGGGAACGAGCGTTGCAAATGCTCGCTGTATAGATTTCGCACTTGATATAGTGGAGCGCGAGGGAAAACCCTCAGCAAAGCGAGGCAAGCGAGGTGGTAAGAAGCAGGTGTACAGGAGTAGAGGTACAATAGGAGTGGGTAAAGACGTGATAACGCTGGCAGGCGAAGAAGCGCCAAGTGGTGATATGGAGCCGTTACTGGAGCCGATGATTATAGGAGGTGAAATCGTAGCCGGGTTCTCTTTCTCGGTTGAGGAGGCGAGGGAGCGTGTGAAAGCACAATTACAGAGGTTGGAATGGAATATACAATAA
- a CDS encoding phosphosulfolactate synthase yields the protein MKAFEMIGIIQRESKPRKTGLTMVLDRGMGFHAAEDLMEYASEYIDIIKLGWGTHRLCSEKVIRRKIELYRDNNIQVSNGGTLFELAYIQNKVSEFFLYAREIGLTAIEVSDGSIQLSREDRSEVIRKGRDMGFVIYSEVGKKSPEEDAMLSIDYRIREARSDLEAGATRVIMEARESGKGIGVYDRTGRVKEAMVKRLAEAIGVENIIFEAPKKSQQVHLILNLTPMVNLGNIKPEDVIPLETLRRGLRGDTLGKL from the coding sequence ATGAAGGCATTTGAGATGATCGGGATTATCCAGCGAGAAAGTAAGCCGAGGAAGACAGGGCTTACAATGGTGCTGGATAGGGGCATGGGCTTTCATGCTGCGGAAGATTTGATGGAGTATGCCTCTGAGTATATAGATATAATCAAGCTCGGCTGGGGCACGCATAGACTGTGTTCGGAGAAGGTAATAAGAAGGAAGATAGAGCTTTACAGAGATAACAACATCCAGGTGAGCAACGGTGGGACTCTCTTCGAGCTCGCTTACATACAGAACAAGGTATCTGAGTTCTTTCTGTATGCCCGCGAGATTGGTCTAACAGCCATTGAGGTCTCTGATGGTTCGATACAGCTGAGCAGGGAGGATAGGAGCGAAGTAATAAGAAAGGGTAGAGATATGGGCTTTGTGATATACTCCGAGGTGGGTAAGAAGAGCCCGGAGGAAGATGCCATGTTGAGCATTGATTATCGGATAAGAGAAGCGAGGAGCGATCTGGAAGCAGGCGCCACAAGGGTGATAATGGAAGCGAGGGAATCAGGTAAAGGAATAGGGGTATATGATAGAACAGGCAGGGTAAAGGAGGCGATGGTGAAGAGATTGGCAGAAGCGATAGGGGTAGAGAATATCATCTTCGAGGCACCGAAGAAGAGCCAGCAGGTACACCTGATACTCAATCTCACGCCCATGGTGAACCTCGGCAATATAAAGCCAGAGGACGTGATCCCCTTAGAGACATTGAGACGTGGATTGAGGGGTGATACACTTGGCAAATTATAG
- a CDS encoding 2-phosphosulfolactate phosphatase — protein sequence MANYSITIADACTTKIRGGRVVVIDVLRASSTIVTALANGVEEVKPVDNEEPSDLRDAGYLLAGEYRGVKLPDFDIGNSPTELIEYLKHHEIDRIALKTTNFTTSLYKSGIESAYIGSSLNLSAIMQRLEEDEADANLVVVGSRFGVTEDIAVAMALYNGLNDGLELDEGYIRRCILGCRTARYLLGIGYRKDVEFISQIDMYEVVPVLNNGMIYCE from the coding sequence TTGGCAAATTATAGTATAACAATCGCGGATGCCTGTACCACCAAAATAAGAGGAGGGAGAGTCGTAGTTATAGATGTATTAAGGGCATCCAGTACAATTGTGACCGCACTGGCAAATGGTGTGGAGGAGGTGAAGCCGGTGGATAACGAGGAGCCTTCAGATTTGAGGGATGCTGGCTACCTCCTCGCAGGTGAGTACAGGGGTGTGAAGTTGCCCGATTTCGACATCGGAAATTCACCAACTGAGTTGATCGAGTATCTCAAGCATCACGAGATTGATAGAATAGCCCTAAAAACCACAAACTTCACAACTTCATTGTACAAAAGCGGAATCGAATCGGCGTATATTGGCTCAAGCCTGAATTTAAGTGCGATTATGCAGAGACTGGAAGAGGATGAAGCGGATGCGAATCTGGTGGTAGTGGGGAGTAGATTTGGTGTGACAGAAGATATCGCAGTAGCAATGGCACTCTATAACGGTCTGAATGATGGACTGGAGCTGGACGAAGGGTATATAAGGCGATGTATCCTCGGTTGTAGAACCGCGCGGTATCTATTGGGAATCGGCTATAGGAAGGATGTGGAATTCATTTCACAGATAGACATGTATGAAGTGGTTCCCGTACTGAACAACGGTATGATCTACTGTGAATAA
- a CDS encoding radical SAM protein: IVDFCQLDCKHCYLNKGNRVMPLDMLRAISEDFLSTNFPLPRSELILSGGEPLLHPKFVETITRRLVLRSRYSSC; encoded by the coding sequence ACATCGTGGACTTCTGCCAACTGGACTGCAAGCACTGCTATCTGAATAAAGGCAATAGAGTCATGCCCTTAGATATGCTCAGAGCAATCTCCGAGGATTTCCTCAGCACCAATTTCCCACTGCCACGAAGCGAGCTCATCCTCAGCGGTGGTGAACCTTTACTGCATCCAAAATTTGTAGAGACCATTACCCGAAGACTGGTTCTTCGTTCTCGCTATTCCTCATGTTAA
- a CDS encoding CooT family nickel-binding protein yields MCESRVLIERSGKHELLMEDVVRVEVDGEDIKLMGVLGETRHVKGSIKEINLLKNTILII; encoded by the coding sequence ATGTGTGAATCGAGAGTATTGATAGAGCGAAGCGGTAAGCATGAATTACTGATGGAGGATGTAGTGCGAGTGGAGGTTGATGGCGAGGATATAAAGCTAATGGGAGTATTGGGTGAGACACGCCATGTGAAAGGCAGTATAAAAGAGATAAATCTACTGAAGAATACGATATTGATAATATAA
- a CDS encoding methanogenesis marker 16 metalloprotein, translated as MGRIRTIEGINAKIKKGEAVVLTAEEFKDIIRAKEHVTPDDVDVVTCATCAVMSGTAAILSFTIADRGEFERADKVWLNGVPAFPGPCPNERLGIVDVFVYGTARANHEYGGGHLFREIVEGKEIEAKVRTSEGRMIERRVSSDDIHFARMITTRSAFRNYMAFINPCEGEVCSIFSVRGLHGPYKEISVTGSGEINPLENDPMMMTIGIGTRIMVNGAPGYVIGEGTRSSMDKPNLSVIAEMKAMEGEFMGGFITSKGPECITSIAVPIPVINESVFSSLRIVDEDVKLPIADIHNRIPRWVSNYSVVWQNTDREIEFDAARCVNCDVCDVEKYCPTRAFSRATGFDSLRCFNCGACISLCPEGAFRGNLGHIKIGESETETKTETEVPITLRQSNRARANKLAEKLKNKIMEGEFTLTAGEKVK; from the coding sequence ATGGGCAGGATAAGAACAATAGAGGGGATAAATGCGAAGATAAAGAAGGGAGAAGCGGTTGTGCTCACCGCAGAGGAGTTCAAAGATATTATTAGAGCTAAAGAGCACGTTACACCTGATGACGTTGATGTGGTCACCTGTGCGACATGTGCTGTAATGTCCGGAACGGCAGCCATTCTGTCTTTTACCATAGCAGATAGAGGTGAATTCGAGCGTGCGGATAAGGTATGGTTAAATGGTGTTCCTGCTTTCCCTGGTCCGTGCCCAAATGAAAGATTGGGTATTGTGGATGTATTCGTTTATGGAACAGCCCGTGCAAACCATGAGTATGGAGGCGGGCATCTGTTTCGCGAGATAGTGGAAGGCAAGGAGATAGAAGCGAAGGTGAGGACCAGTGAAGGTAGAATGATTGAGAGGAGAGTGAGTAGCGATGATATCCATTTCGCCAGGATGATTACCACCCGCAGTGCGTTCAGGAATTATATGGCTTTTATCAACCCCTGTGAGGGAGAGGTTTGCAGCATCTTCTCGGTTCGGGGATTACATGGTCCTTATAAGGAGATCTCGGTCACCGGCAGTGGTGAGATCAATCCGCTGGAGAACGATCCCATGATGATGACCATCGGTATTGGTACGCGGATAATGGTGAACGGTGCCCCGGGATATGTAATAGGGGAGGGTACAAGGAGTAGCATGGATAAGCCAAATCTATCGGTTATCGCCGAGATGAAAGCGATGGAAGGCGAATTTATGGGTGGATTCATCACTTCAAAAGGTCCGGAATGCATCACTTCCATCGCAGTTCCTATCCCTGTGATTAACGAATCGGTATTTTCGAGCCTCAGGATTGTGGATGAAGATGTGAAGCTGCCTATTGCTGATATCCATAACAGGATCCCTCGCTGGGTGAGTAACTATAGTGTGGTATGGCAGAATACAGATCGGGAGATAGAGTTCGATGCGGCGAGGTGTGTTAACTGTGATGTATGCGATGTTGAGAAATACTGCCCTACAAGGGCTTTCTCCAGAGCAACAGGATTTGATTCGCTCAGATGCTTCAACTGCGGTGCATGCATATCTTTATGCCCTGAGGGTGCATTCAGAGGCAATCTGGGGCATATCAAGATCGGTGAGAGTGAGACTGAGACCAAGACCGAGACTGAGGTACCCATAACATTGCGACAGTCGAACAGGGCAAGAGCGAATAAGCTTGCAGAGAAATTGAAGAATAAGATTATGGAGGGTGAATTCACGCTTACCGCAGGGGAGAAGGTGAAGTAG
- a CDS encoding phosphatase PAP2 family protein — translation MMYTGVIQWDISSFYVINSISNPLLDLFMVAITHLGSIFFISILGLVILLIAKKENIKKIAVLILMGLAIHAMLITLIKVAVNRERPSEALNDVSLKVWGYEAKAHGASFPSGHAGRWFIIATILIPSRRRLRKFSYFSIAIGILVSISRIYVGMHFPLDVIFGVGFGFLAGYLTLKLEERFEPQIQNLCLKLPFFGSDNKSFL, via the coding sequence ATGATGTACACAGGGGTTATTCAGTGGGATATCAGCTCATTTTATGTTATTAACTCGATTTCCAACCCCTTACTGGATTTATTCATGGTGGCGATAACACATCTGGGCTCGATATTCTTCATCTCTATTCTTGGACTTGTGATACTTCTGATCGCGAAAAAGGAGAATATTAAGAAGATAGCGGTGCTGATATTGATGGGTCTGGCTATTCATGCGATGCTTATCACTTTGATTAAGGTTGCTGTTAACAGGGAGAGACCATCGGAGGCTTTAAATGATGTATCACTGAAGGTGTGGGGATATGAAGCCAAAGCCCATGGCGCATCATTTCCAAGTGGACATGCCGGTAGATGGTTTATTATAGCCACAATCCTTATACCTTCGAGGAGAAGGCTGAGGAAATTTAGTTATTTCTCTATCGCTATTGGAATTCTTGTCTCCATCAGCAGAATTTATGTTGGTATGCATTTCCCGCTGGATGTGATATTCGGTGTCGGATTTGGTTTCCTCGCGGGCTATCTCACACTGAAGTTGGAAGAGCGATTTGAGCCACAGATACAGAATCTATGCCTGAAATTGCCTTTTTTCGGGTCAGATAACAAAAGCTTTTTATAA
- a CDS encoding (Fe-S)-binding protein: MELIPDELLRIARICYQCGECTGSCPLRRVSKFNPRDILYELATWGIDDDMHWRWQCLICENCYNVCPQGLDLPSLIMELRAKEPVSEDLVPHRVLSEIAYFMTRFDKGVPVDFKGETDDNSEYGYFPGCLAYLDLFMDVGVNFHEIGDYALMLLNRIGIKPKLLDLKCCGHDVLFQGNLKVFRQLVSYNERKIKELGIKKLIVSCAEGYLMFRQYYELRGVEVIHIAELLSERLHFSDGERVHNRALKVAYHDPCALKRYKVYEEPRKAIKNTGANLVELAHTRDNALCCGVSGMMNCNDTTKALRVLRLAEAEAKNVDILITTCPKCLSHFNCLKQEQGSESNYKFEIVDLVVFLGRLVKRGLQQDQDKNMR; this comes from the coding sequence ATGGAACTCATTCCTGATGAGCTGTTGCGCATAGCGCGAATTTGTTACCAGTGTGGTGAGTGCACAGGCTCGTGCCCCTTGAGGCGCGTATCGAAGTTCAACCCGCGTGATATACTCTATGAGCTTGCAACATGGGGAATCGATGATGATATGCACTGGCGCTGGCAGTGCCTTATCTGTGAAAACTGCTATAATGTATGTCCCCAGGGTCTCGATTTACCATCGTTAATAATGGAATTACGGGCTAAGGAGCCTGTAAGTGAAGATTTAGTGCCACACAGGGTACTATCTGAGATAGCATATTTCATGACTCGCTTTGATAAGGGTGTACCGGTGGATTTTAAAGGAGAGACCGATGATAACAGTGAATATGGCTATTTCCCGGGATGTCTGGCTTACCTCGATCTGTTCATGGATGTTGGTGTGAATTTTCACGAGATCGGGGATTATGCACTCATGCTACTGAACAGGATAGGGATAAAGCCCAAACTACTGGATTTGAAATGTTGTGGTCATGATGTGCTTTTTCAGGGTAACCTCAAGGTATTTCGACAATTGGTGTCTTACAATGAGCGGAAGATAAAGGAACTGGGCATAAAGAAGCTGATAGTGAGCTGTGCTGAGGGCTACCTCATGTTCAGGCAGTATTATGAACTGCGAGGTGTGGAGGTGATACATATCGCGGAGTTGTTAAGTGAGCGATTGCACTTCTCCGATGGCGAACGTGTTCATAACCGTGCCCTTAAGGTCGCTTATCATGACCCCTGTGCGTTGAAGCGTTATAAAGTCTATGAGGAGCCGCGTAAAGCTATAAAGAACACGGGAGCGAACTTGGTGGAACTGGCACATACAAGGGACAATGCTCTATGCTGCGGTGTTAGCGGGATGATGAACTGCAATGACACGACTAAAGCGTTGAGGGTTTTGAGACTGGCGGAAGCCGAAGCAAAGAATGTGGACATCCTGATAACCACATGCCCAAAATGCCTGTCGCATTTTAATTGCCTGAAGCAGGAGCAGGGGTCAGAGTCAAATTATAAATTCGAGATAGTGGACCTTGTGGTATTCCTGGGTAGACTGGTGAAGCGAGGACTACAACAGGACCAGGACAAAAATATGAGATAA
- the tmk gene encoding dTMP kinase, producing the protein MKKRMPFIAFEGLDGSGLTTQASRLREWLNNKGYEVYLTKEPTDGLIGSLIRGVLRKELVIDAETLALLFAADRMHHTKNIIKLLDEGVIVITDRYRLSSYAFQSIEVDLDWLKKINEKTLTPDLTFIIDTPPLICIRRIQKQRFHVELYEELEKLEKIHAIYHKLAEEESNIFLIDGNRPVEAVSSDIFDRIKESALLEGLE; encoded by the coding sequence ATGAAGAAGCGAATGCCTTTTATTGCTTTTGAGGGATTGGACGGCTCAGGTCTGACAACACAGGCATCAAGGCTGCGGGAATGGCTAAACAATAAAGGTTACGAGGTATATTTAACAAAAGAGCCGACAGATGGCTTGATTGGGTCTTTGATACGTGGTGTACTGAGGAAGGAATTGGTTATTGACGCCGAGACGCTCGCACTTCTATTTGCAGCCGATAGAATGCACCATACTAAGAATATAATAAAACTCCTGGATGAGGGTGTTATTGTGATCACCGATAGATATCGCCTCTCTTCTTATGCATTCCAGTCAATAGAGGTTGACCTGGACTGGCTAAAGAAGATAAACGAGAAGACTCTAACGCCCGATTTAACCTTTATCATTGATACCCCGCCACTTATCTGCATAAGGCGGATTCAGAAGCAGCGATTCCATGTGGAGCTCTACGAAGAGCTGGAGAAACTGGAGAAGATACACGCGATTTATCACAAATTGGCTGAAGAAGAGAGTAATATCTTCTTAATAGATGGCAACAGACCGGTGGAAGCCGTTAGCAGTGATATCTTCGATAGGATTAAAGAATCTGCGCTATTAGAAGGTCTGGAGTAA
- a CDS encoding molybdenum cofactor guanylyltransferase yields MEDKRCGRGIVILAGGKSRRFQSYSYDKCLSSLNDLPLLQHTVDRIAEVAADEVIVAARDRKQGEAIRNRTTGNFSIVFDYLNDFGPLSGILAALERTSCYQCLIIGCDMPFINPEVVELLFDIIASSGYDAVVPRWENGMLEPLHAVYRRESTLSAIKNVVVEGDRRLSNLLAQLDVYLLPVAKIREIDPDLETFTNINTPAELELHHDHYHDHALQTYHRSKPVKSD; encoded by the coding sequence ATGGAAGATAAGCGATGCGGGAGAGGGATAGTTATCCTTGCGGGAGGGAAAAGTCGGAGATTCCAATCTTATTCTTATGATAAATGCCTCTCCTCTTTGAACGACCTGCCTCTATTACAGCATACCGTTGATAGGATAGCAGAGGTAGCGGCAGATGAGGTGATTGTAGCTGCGAGGGACAGGAAGCAGGGTGAAGCGATAAGGAATAGAACAACCGGTAATTTTAGTATTGTATTTGACTATTTAAATGACTTTGGACCACTTTCTGGCATCCTTGCCGCTTTAGAACGCACTTCCTGTTACCAGTGCCTCATTATCGGTTGCGATATGCCCTTTATAAATCCAGAGGTTGTGGAATTACTGTTTGACATAATCGCATCCTCAGGGTATGATGCGGTGGTGCCACGCTGGGAGAATGGAATGCTGGAGCCTTTACATGCTGTCTATCGAAGAGAGTCAACACTATCTGCAATAAAGAATGTGGTGGTAGAAGGAGACAGAAGACTGTCGAATCTACTGGCACAGCTGGATGTCTATCTCCTGCCGGTGGCGAAGATAAGGGAGATAGATCCGGACTTAGAAACTTTTACGAACATAAACACACCCGCAGAGCTGGAGTTGCACCATGACCATTACCATGACCATGCTCTACAAACCTATCATCGAAGCAAACCAGTGAAGAGCGATTAA